The genomic segment AGTCTTAAAACTTAACTGTCGAAATAGTTCACCTCTCTTTCTCTGGTTCTTCAATTATTAATTAAAAACTAAAATTAATTAATAAAATTCATTTTGCAAAACTAATAGCCGTGTCGAAATGGCGGCGCAAAGTGCTGATAATCAAGTAGTTACAAACCGCCGCCGCTTTCCCTGTCTCGCCGTGCTTGCTTTGCTTGTCCGCCTACGTAAGTCGCTGATAATAAGTGAATTACGTGGACTGTGGTCGTTTTGTGTGCCTTGCAGGCTTGCTCAGCAGTTTTGGTTGCGGCGGCGTAAGTCGTTGATACACAGATGATTATGAATCGCCGCCTGTCACCGCGTAAAATGCTGATAATCAGATAGTTACAACGACGACAGCTTTACAAACTTTGCGAACTTTCAAACTTTACAAACTTTCGGTATAATGGACAAAATTAATGGTTTTTATTTTTCCTCTAAAATTTTCAATAACAGTTCATTCAAATACAATTTTTCTTTTCCAACTTTTAGCGATTTTAAAAATCCGTGTTCTTCTAAAGCAATCAAATAATTTCCGACTGTTTTAGGATTTCCAATATTTTCATCAATCAAATGTTGGCGTTTGGTGTAAGGCAAACGGAACAAAATTTCTATCAAGTCTTTTGAATAGATTTTAGGCAACTTTGTTTTTACTTCGTCTGCAGTTATTGTAATTGCAGTTGTAATTTTATTTAACCGCTCCAATCCTTTGTTTGAAGTTTTTTCAATCATATCCAACATGTACAAGATGTAATTTTCCCAATTGTTTTTTTCGGTTACACCTCGCAAACTTGTATAATAATTTGCTTTGTTTTTGATAATGTATTCACTCAAATAAATGGCAGGTATGTCCAATAATCCCGAAAGTTTTAGATACAACAATAATAAAATTCTTCCTGTTCGTCCGTTACCGTCTGCAAAAGGGTGAATGGCTTCAAATTGATAGTGCATTAAAGCCATTTTGATAAGTGGGTCAATAGTATTGTCTTCGTTAATGAACTTTTCCAAGTTAGCTAACTTTTCACGAATAATATTTTCTCCGCATGGTGGTGTGTAAATTACTTCGCCTTTTGTATTGCTTAATGTAGTTCCGGGCGTAACCCGAATGGAAGCTGTGTTTTGTTTGATACACTGAACAATGCTAATACAAAGATTGGTTGTGATGAATGGTTTTTTCTTTAACTGTTCCAAACCTAGCCAAAGAGCCTTTTTGTAACTCAAAACTTCTTTGGTAGCAGAATTTTCCACTTTTTTGTCAGCCACCAATGATTTGTAGAGTTCATCGTTTGTCGTGATTATGTTTTCAACCTCCGAACTCGCTTTTGCTTCTTGCAAATAAATGGTATCTAAAAACAGGGTCGGATTTGGCAAGTTCAAAAGCGTTCCATTTAGTTGAGCCAACGCTCTACCTGCCGAAATCGTTTTGCGAAGTATTTTTTTTGTTTCAATGTCTGCCTTTGGTGGCAATAAAGGTAGGTTGTTATACGGTATTTTGGGGTCAAATTTGCTCATATTGTTCAAGTGTAAGTTTTACTCTCATTTATAATACAAGGGCAAAAATACTAAAAATTTACTCTCGTTGTCTCAATGATGGTAATTTTTACTCTTGTTTATTTTTAATACGCACCGCTGTCCGTCAGCCTTGTTACCAACATATAAATTACGTAACAAAGATACAACATATAATTTACGCAACAAATATACAACATTCGTAAATATTAAACTTATAACATTCGTATATTATTTTGCATTAATTTTTATATGCCGCTGTAAATCAATTAAATAGAACAAATTAGCAAATTATGGCTGCAGATACGATGCTTTGTAATATGTTGATAATCAAATGATTACAAGTTGCCGCCGCCCCGCCGCAACTAAAAACTCAATACTATTTCGATTTCGGATTTTCAGCCAATATAAGTCTTTGATAATCGGGCAGTTACAAATCGCGCCGCTTCGCTTGTCTCATTCATCTTAATACATTGATAACCAGCAAGTTATGAGCAGAGACCGCTTCGTGTGTCCGCCCCGCCTAAACTGTTGGTAATCAAGCAGTTACAAGCCGCCGCCCCCAACTAAACACTAAAAACTCAACACTAAGCACTAAAAAAGCAACACTAAGCACTAAAAAAGCAAATTATTCATAAAAAAATACTACATTAGCATCATGATTTGCAAAGGTAAAATGACCATATTTCGTTATGAAAAATAAAGGTTATGAATAAAGTAAAATTTATATTGTTTATTATTTGCATAGGTTTATTAGGAGCATGTAACCATATTGATAGAAAAATTATAAAATATGTACAAACATCATGTCCAAACAATGACACTTGTCATATTGATTTACGAGAAGTGCTAAAAGTTGATTATGATTGTATGTATCTATTTGGAGAATTTACTCAACCAAATGAGATTTCGTCTATTATGGGAATACCATATGAAAGCAATAAAACTATTACGGATAGCAAATATCGTGTTATTTTATTAAAAGACAGTAATGTTGTGTATGAAGATGAATTTCATTCACATACTATGTGTTTTTACAGAATTACAGATAGAATAGATACTACACATATAAAAACATTTTATCTTGTGCATTATAGTCCTTATTATTTAGTAATTAAAGAAAAGGATGATTACGGAGAATTTTATTATTGCCTATTAACAATTAGTAATAAGCCTCAATATCGCCGCGCTATTTATGATTATGAAAAAGGCTATACATTTGAAGAAGTGGTAAAATAAGAATTATTTGGATATTGTCTTAAAAAAAAGTTTGTAGTATTTGCTTTGTTTGTGTAATGTGTTGATAATCAATTGGTTACAGTGTGGTGGTCGCTTTATACAAGTCGTTGATAATCAGATAGTTACGGGTCGCCGACCCCGCCGCGAGCAACAGCGAGCAGTAGCGAGCCAAACTTTTCAATTTTCAACTTTCAAACTTTATCAACTTTCAAACTTTACAAACTAACATACTGATACACAGTAAGTTACAATCCGTCGCCCCTATGCCCAACCACAAAAATATTTAGCTGCTTTTTCCTAAAAATTCTTGAATAGAATTTATAAGCATTGTGCTGTTTTCTACATGCAGCCAGTGTCCAGCGTTTTCGAATATTTGAATTGTATTATTTGGAAAATATTCATTGATTTTTGGAAAATATTTTTTTGGAAAATATTCGCTGTTTTCTCCGCCAACAAAAAGAATAGGTTTGTTAAAAATCTTGTTTTCAGCCGTAGGAAAGTCTTGTATTTTAGATAAATTTTTTAAAATATAATCTACATTTGGCTTCCATTCTGCTTTTTTATTGCTTTTAAACTGAATGTTTTTTAAAATAAAATTTTGAATTATTGGATTTGAAGTTAAAATTTCAACTCTGTTTTTTATTTCACTAATGCTTTCTACGCCTGATATATTCAAGTTTTTAAAAGCAGAAATAAATTCATCTTTGTTGGAATCAAGATATTTTACGGGTGCAATATCAATTATTATGGCTTTTTCTACAATATTGCTGTTTGTTAATGCCGTATGCATAGCTATTTTGCCACCCATGCTGTGTCCAATAAAGCAAGCTGACGATATTTCCAAATTACGCATTAATTCCAAAACATCATTCATTAAAAAATCGTAAGAAAAATCGTCAGATTGTGGCGATTGACCGTGATTGCGTAAGTCAGGGATAATTACTTTGTATTTTTGTGATAAAATTTTGGCGTATGGAATGAAATAATCGCTCATGCCAAATAGTCCGTGTAGCATAATTATCGGCTGCCCTTCGCCGTAGCTGCGAAAAAAAAGAGTCATGCTTTTTGAAGTTGCCTTTTATACATTTGAATTGTGTTTTCCAATCCAAAATATAGAGCATCGCTAATGAGTGCATGTCCAATAGAAACTTCTAAAAGTCCGGGAATGTTTTCCGCAAAAAATCGCAAGTTTTTCAAATCTAAATCGTGACCAGCATTTAACTCAATGTTTGCTTTGGCAGCAGCTTTAGCAGCTTTTATAAATGGCTCTATGGCTTTTTGCTTGTCAACTGGAAAGTCTTTTGCGTATGGCTCTGTGTATAGCTCTACGCGGTCAGTGCCTGTTTCGGCAGCAACGAAAATATTATCTTCGTCAGTGCCTACAAAAATCGAAGTCCTTATTCCTTTTGATTTAAAAGTAGAAATAATTTCTTTTAAGAAAGACATGTTTTTTTTCACTTCCCAGCCTGCATTTGAAGTAATTGCTTCTGGTGGGTCGGGAACTAATGTTACTTGCGTTGGCATAACATCTAAAACCAAATTTATGAACTTATCACTAGGATAGCCTTCAATATTAAATTCTGTTTTAACTAATTTTTTTAGTTCATAAACATCAGAGTAGCGGATATGTCGCTCATCAGGACGTGGATGCACTGTTATTCCTTCAGAACCAAATCTTTCGCAATCAATCGCAACTTGTTGAACATTAGGAACATTGCCGCCTCTTGCGTTTCTGAGTGTTGCAATTTTGTTTATATTTACACTTAATCTTGTCATTTTTTAATATTTTTTTACAAAAATAACACTTTGATTGCTTAAAAGTTATATTTTTGTTGAATATTTGTTGAATAATTATATTTTTTAATGAGTATTTTTGTTTTTGATATTCCAAAATCTGCTATTCCGTGCGTGAAAACAGGAACTTCTATTGATGAAGCTCTAAAAATAATGGAATATTATAAAATTACACATCTTCCAATTGTAAATAATGAAGATTATTTAGGATTGATTTCAGAAGATGATTTACTCTGTAATGAGGATACTATGCAACCTATTGGTGGATTGAGACTTACAGTGCAGGGCGCAGAAGTTGAAGAAAATGCCAATATTTTTGATATTATGAATTCGATATATCAAAATAATCTGAGTTTAGTGCCAATTGTTGATGAAAAAAAACGATTTGTCGGTGTGGTTTTGGCTTTATCTGTGTTGCATGCTATATCTGACTTGCTTTCTGTAAACAATCCGGGTGGAATAATTATTTTGGAAATGAATGTTGTGGATTATTCTCTAACTCAAATATCTAATATTGTAGAAGCTAATGAGTCGAGCATTATTACTTCATTTATCCACACCGTTCCAAATACAACTTTGATGCGTCTTGTTCTTAAAATAAACAATCCAGATTTAGGTAGTGTTTTGCAGGCTTTTGAAAGATACGACTATAATGTAATAGCTTCTTTT from the Bacteroidales bacterium genome contains:
- a CDS encoding CBS domain-containing protein, producing MSIFVFDIPKSAIPCVKTGTSIDEALKIMEYYKITHLPIVNNEDYLGLISEDDLLCNEDTMQPIGGLRLTVQGAEVEENANIFDIMNSIYQNNLSLVPIVDEKKRFVGVVLALSVLHAISDLLSVNNPGGIIILEMNVVDYSLTQISNIVEANESSIITSFIHTVPNTTLMRLVLKINNPDLGSVLQAFERYDYNVIASFGQDMMDDIIKDRYEMLMRYLNL
- a CDS encoding alpha/beta fold hydrolase is translated as MTLFFRSYGEGQPIIMLHGLFGMSDYFIPYAKILSQKYKVIIPDLRNHGQSPQSDDFSYDFLMNDVLELMRNLEISSACFIGHSMGGKIAMHTALTNSNIVEKAIIIDIAPVKYLDSNKDEFISAFKNLNISGVESISEIKNRVEILTSNPIIQNFILKNIQFKSNKKAEWKPNVDYILKNLSKIQDFPTAENKIFNKPILFVGGENSEYFPKKYFPKINEYFPNNTIQIFENAGHWLHVENSTMLINSIQEFLGKSS
- a CDS encoding Fic family protein translates to MSKFDPKIPYNNLPLLPPKADIETKKILRKTISAGRALAQLNGTLLNLPNPTLFLDTIYLQEAKASSEVENIITTNDELYKSLVADKKVENSATKEVLSYKKALWLGLEQLKKKPFITTNLCISIVQCIKQNTASIRVTPGTTLSNTKGEVIYTPPCGENIIREKLANLEKFINEDNTIDPLIKMALMHYQFEAIHPFADGNGRTGRILLLLYLKLSGLLDIPAIYLSEYIIKNKANYYTSLRGVTEKNNWENYILYMLDMIEKTSNKGLERLNKITTAITITADEVKTKLPKIYSKDLIEILFRLPYTKRQHLIDENIGNPKTVGNYLIALEEHGFLKSLKVGKEKLYLNELLLKILEEK
- a CDS encoding pyridoxine 5'-phosphate synthase: MTRLSVNINKIATLRNARGGNVPNVQQVAIDCERFGSEGITVHPRPDERHIRYSDVYELKKLVKTEFNIEGYPSDKFINLVLDVMPTQVTLVPDPPEAITSNAGWEVKKNMSFLKEIISTFKSKGIRTSIFVGTDEDNIFVAAETGTDRVELYTEPYAKDFPVDKQKAIEPFIKAAKAAAKANIELNAGHDLDLKNLRFFAENIPGLLEVSIGHALISDALYFGLENTIQMYKRQLQKA